From Bacteroidota bacterium:
ACTACTTAAGTACAATTGAAATCAAAAAAAAATCTTTCTAAATTCTATTTCAGATTAGATTATCTTCAATTTCTTTATTAAATTTACTACTCCACTTATACATAACACACCCATAAACAACTGTTTGCAATCTCTCAAACTTTCGTTTGAATATTTTTTAAAATTTCCTCCCAAATAAATGATGTGAAATAAAATAAACATAGTATATTTGCACCCGCAAAACGGTAATCGTTTTGACCTGGTAGCTCAGTTGGTAGAGCATCTCCCTTTTAAGGAGAGGGTCCTGGGTTCGAGCCCCAGCCAGGTCACTATATTGAAGATTTATGATTTTTGATATATGATTTGTTTTTCATATCAGATATCATAAATTTTCGACCTGGTAGCTCAGTTGGTAGAGCATCTCCCTTTTAAGGAGAGGGTCCTGGGTTCGAGCCCCAGCCAGGTCACTATATTGAAGATTTATGATTTTTGATATATGATTTGTTTTTCATATCAGATATCATAAATTTTCGACCTGGTAGCTCAGTTGGTAGAGCATCTCCCTTTTAAGGAGAGGGTCCTGGGTTCGAGCCCCAGCCAGGTCACTGTTCTTTTTAATTATGAATTTTGAATAATTAATGTTGAATGAATTTAATTCATAATAAAACATTATTAATTCATAATGAGAAAAGCCCACGTGGTGAAATTGGTAGACACGCAGCCTTGAGGGGGCTGTGCTCGTAAGGGTGTGCTGGTTCGACTCCAGTCGTGGGCACCATTTATTTAATGTGAATTATTAATGACCTGGTAGCTCAGTTGGTAGAGCATCTCCCTTTTAAGGAGAGGGTCCTGGGTTCGAGCCCCAGCCAGGTCACTTTTATTTTTAATTATGAATTTTGAATATTAAATGAATTTAGTTCATAATTAAACACATAACAATAATAAAGCAATAAGCACTAACCAAAATAAGGTTGGTGTTTTTTTTTGCACATATTTTGCTGCAATTTTTTATTAAAAGCAATATTTTTGTAGCCATAAAACATATTTTTTGAAGAAAATTCGCCATTATAACATTCCTGTTTTCATACCTGAGCTCGCATGCCCGCATCAGTGCGTATTTTGCAATCAGGAAAAAATCAGTGGTACAGCAGAAGTTCCCAGACCTGAAGAAATATCTAAAATAATTGACACATGGCTTTCTACAATAGATTATGAAAACAGCCATGTAGAGGTTGCATTTTTTGGCGGAAGTTTCACCGGTATACCAACAGAACTACAGGAAGCATATCTAAAAAGCACTTTGCCCTATGTTAAATCAGGAGAAATAAAAGGAATAAGACTTTCTACCAGACCCGATTACATAAATCAGGATATTTTGGATCTGTTGAAAAAATACGGAGTAACTTCTATCGAATTAGGAGCCCAATCTTTAGATGAATCCGTTCTTGTTAAGGCAGGAAGAGGACACTCTGTAAAAGATGTTGAGATTGCTTCCAAACTAATAAATAAAAACGGTTTTGAACTCGGTCTGCAAATGATGCTAGGCCTCCCCAACGACACAAAGGCAAAATCTATTTATACTGCAGAAAAAATAATAGAACTGGGAGCCAAAACAACCAGA
This genomic window contains:
- a CDS encoding radical SAM protein yields the protein MKKIRHYNIPVFIPELACPHQCVFCNQEKISGTAEVPRPEEISKIIDTWLSTIDYENSHVEVAFFGGSFTGIPTELQEAYLKSTLPYVKSGEIKGIRLSTRPDYINQDILDLLKKYGVTSIELGAQSLDESVLVKAGRGHSVKDVEIASKLINKNGFELGLQMMLGLPNDTKAKSIYTAEKIIELGAKTTRIYPTLVIEGTALAKQYKEGKYQALSIDNAVNWTKDIIMLFEDANIKVLRTGLHPSEEFEDDKSLLAGPYHPSFKEMVMTEVWADKLKMTDNNKEDIKIFVNPSQVNFAVGYKAKNKNKLLKKYKSVKIFGDDSLNKFDFYVGNH